Proteins co-encoded in one Quercus robur chromosome 8, dhQueRobu3.1, whole genome shotgun sequence genomic window:
- the LOC126695816 gene encoding uncharacterized protein LOC126695816, producing MKVCGFPKIRYRLDMQVDDTTEHANFVVFDKEAEKLIKVPAMQLSNMEEEDEDDDNIIPSSIKCIIGKTYIFQLKIIAYNFFVRKQNFTITRVIEIEGNGQLQETTKRGANNGNEVLEEKICAQVKKRKIVKK from the exons ATGAAAGTATGTGGATTCCCAAAAATTAG aTACAGACTTGACATGCAAGTTGATGATACAACAGAACATGCAAATTTTGTAGTGTTTGACAAGGAAGCAGAGAAGTTAATTAAAGTGCCTGCTATGCAACTCTCCAATATGGAAGAAGag gaTGAAGACGATGACAATATTATTCCAAGTAGCATCAAATGCATAATTGGAAAAACCTACATCTTCCAATTGAAAATTATTGCATACAATTTTTTCGTTCGCAAACAAAACTTTACAATAACTAGAGTCATTGAAATTGAAGGAAACGGACAATTACAG GAAACAACAAAAAGAGGGGCTAACAATGGAAATGAAGTACTTGAAGAAAAAATCTGTGcacaagtaaagaaaagaaagattgtgaAGAAGTAA